From a single Salmo salar chromosome ssa22, Ssal_v3.1, whole genome shotgun sequence genomic region:
- the LOC106583066 gene encoding prepro-urotensin II-beta: MQCKCFLSCVLLLTAAGPLLTHPVSHSNEMSYTGTASVEEDQVVSPEELSLSDHTYRFHIAPGLGNLRSAVFSPDQAVREVLLETPALSPQPRFLGSRREYRKRTTTECFWKYCV, encoded by the exons ATGCAGTGTAAGTGTTTCCTTTCGTGTGTTCTGCTGCTTACCGCCGCCGGACCTCTCCTCACACACCCCGTCTCACACTCTAACGAGATGTCCTACACCGGAACAG CGTCAGTAGAGGAGGACCAGGTGGTGAGTCCAGAGGAGCTGTCCCTTTCTGACCACACCTACAGATTCCACATTGCACCTGGCCTTGGCA ATCTAAGATCAGCAGTGTTCAGCCCAGACCAGGccgtgagagag gtgCTGTTGGAAACACCAGCTCTGAGCCCTCAACCTCGTTTCCTGGGCAGCAGAAGAGAGTACCGGAAGAGAACCACCACCGAGTGCTTCTGGAAGTACTGTGTCtag
- the per3 gene encoding period circadian protein homolog 3 isoform X2: MMMTVAEMKKIVPSDKCSRSKASTVEALHYALNCVKQVQANSEYYKLLLRNSQEERPDATSCTLEELKRVTSEHTFKNTNSFLVVFSLVSGRVMYASEQAPSILCCKKKFLDSAKFVELLFHQDVNVFYSHTAQPHLPPWSSSHRAAVLFECAQVKSFFCRIRGGKDHEGEMRYNPFKITPYLLKVQGDEAVGEEEESCCLALAERIISGYEAPRISMDKRIFTTTHSPGCVFLKVDDRAVPLLGYLPQDLIGTSLLTCIYPKDRPIMLSMHCKVLKYAGQSPFEHSPVRFRCQNGDYVTLDTSWSSYIDPWSRKVAFIIGRHKVRTGPLNEDVFAAWSKEDLPIIHEEIKNLQAKIYKLFLQPVHNNGSSGYGSLGSNGSHENYISVDSSSDSNGNLLEDSHREPQICADVKSWGQHAYLESSHILTPFGKSATAPLPHARAEVRGHEETRKQAHIPSYQQINSVDSIIRYLEGCGPHLKRKSKSRSIGTSSSSSSTSEDDTPTTDPHTAQASSDVVVLDNQVSVGSTAAAMVRAPLTDITLSTKAMSVVSVTSQCSYSSTIVHVPQPESEVTALEDAPMGSKPADPTPARTAPSPTPSSSAEELQLVGLTKEVLSAHTQKEEQEYVDRFRHRILHSPSSSYLHQDNRSGGHSHHPGDYVMQPGTAAVLNRTRTGKPNKHKRPKPKTSSDSYASPPEPSLALPRPSESSNPLPQFGLPHPPISPPKAPMGTLQTPSFTMLRSQPGVHQVWKQQQACVGPMVFQPDQNPNTNQQNVQQNLPHNFQFMQPIQNMQTQSMQSVQVQSIQSNFPSQNFQSIQIQNIQGFPNIQPMAPSQGLNPYMAPMMAVILPNYPSYPSGYPTMYHPTTPSLLPQAPFIMSDFGPGLGPFAQPQPSSQPQTPPGQLHCSPRPSSSVGEEVAGPPALFSNSRSSSPLQLNLLPEELPKPSESQSSTGRTQSRAEILHDAHTKGIDAPCESGNHDAQATSSELLDLLLQEDGRLGTGSNASGSGFGVAGSLSSGSNGASTSHTGSSNSSKYFASNDSSDTFRKASKNQEAQQDHAQLTQHAFNMRVENSLWRMIQHMPEPVKMTYQIHPRDQAEVLAEDKEKLRLLQPLQPWFTQEQREELAEVHPWIQQHTVPQMIDTQGCVNCSARTGIHPQDPESSSPLECPQQESSPAPDT; encoded by the exons aACTCGTTCTTGGTGGTATTTTCCCTGGTGAGCGGACGCGTGATGTACGCCTCGGAGCAGGCTCCCAGCATCCTTTGTTGTAAGAAGAAGTTCCTGGACTCTGCTAAGTTTGTGGAGCTGCTGTTCCACCAGGACGTCAACGTGTTCTACTCGCACACTGCCCAGCCACACCTACCACCCTGGAGCAGCTCACACagag CGGCAGTCCTGTTTGAGTGTGCCCAGGTCAAGTCCTTCTTCTGCAGGatcag gggtggtaAGGACCATGAGGGGGAGATGCGCTACAACCCGTTCAAGATCACTCCCTACCTGCTGAAGGTGCAGGGGGACGAAGctgtaggagaggaggaggagtcatGTTGTCTGGCGCTGGCCGAACGCATCATCTCAGGATACGAGG CTCCCCGTATCTCCATGGACAAACGCATCTTCACCACCACACACTCCCCGGGCTGTGTTTTCCTGAAGGTGGACGAtcg GGCTGTGCCGTTGCTAGGATACCTGCCTCAGGATCTGATTGGCACGTCGTTGCTGACCTGTATTTACCCAAAGGACCGCCCAATCATGCTCTCCATGCACTGCAAGG TGTTGAAGTATGCGGGCCAGTCTCCATTTGAACACTCCCCAGTGCGTTTTCGTTGTCAAAACGGAGACTACGTCACCCTGGACACCAGCTGGTCCAGCTACATAGACCCCTGGAGCCGCAAGGTCGCCTTCATCATCGGACGACACAAAGTCAGGAC ggGCCCTCTGAATGAAGATGTGTTTGCTGCTTGGAGTAAAGAGGACCTGCCAATCATCCACGAAGAGATTAAAAACCTGCAGGCCAAGATCTACAAGCTCTTCCTGCAG CCGGTCCATAATAATGGCTCCAGTGGTTATGGCAGTCTGGGCAGTAACGGTTCCCATGAGAACTACATCAGTGTGGATTCCTCTAGCGACAGCAATGGCAACCTGTTGGAGGATTCACACCGTGAACCG CAGATCTGTGCTGATGTGAAGAGTTGGGGCCAACATGCATACTTGGAATCCAGCCACATACTCACCCCCTTTGGGAAATCTGCCACAG CGCCCCTCCCCCACGCCAGGGCTGAGGTCAGAGGGCATGAGGAGACCAGGAAGCAAGCGCACATTCCGTCCTATCAGCAGATCAACTCCGTGGACAGCATCATCAG GTATCTGGAGGGCTGTGGTCCACACTTGAAGCGTAAGAGCAAGTCTCGCTCCATCGgcacatcttcctcctcctcctctacctcagaGGATGACACACCCACCACTGACCCACACACTGCCCAGGCCAGCTCCGACG tTGTGGTGCTGGACAATCAGGTGTCAGTGGGCTCTACAGCAGCAGCTATGGTGAGAGCTCCTCTCACAGACATCACTCTGTCTACAAAGGCTATGAGTGTAGTGTCAGTCACCAGCCAGTGCTCCTACAGCAGCACTATAGTACATGTTCCACAGCCAGAGTCAG AGGTGACAGCCCTAGAGGATGCACCAATGGGCAGCAAGCCTGCTGACCCCACTCCTGCTCGCACGGCCCCTAGCCCCACCCCTAGCTCTTCTGCCGAGGAGCTGCAATTGGTGGGTCTGACCAAGGAGGTCCTTTCAGCTCACACTCagaaggaggagcaggagtatGTGGATCGCTTCCGCCATCGCATCCTCCACAGTCCCTCCAGCTCCTATCTACATCAAGACAACCGCTCCGGGGGTCACTCTCaccacccag gtGACTACGTGATGCAACCAGGGACTGCAGCCGTGTTGAACCGCACTCGGACAGGGAAGCCTAATAAACACAAGCGTCCCAAACCCAAAACTTCGTCTGACAGCTACGCCTCTCCACCCGAGCCCTCTCTTGCCCTCCCCCGCCCCTCTGAATCCTCTAACCCCCTTCCCCAGTTCGGGCTGCCCCACCCTCCTATATCCCCTCCAAAAGCCCCCATGGGTACCCTCCAGACCCCCTCCTTCACCATGCTGAGAAGCCAGCCAGGGGTGCACCAAGTGTGGAAACAGCAGCAGGCATGCGTGGGCCCCATGGTGTTTCAACCAGACCAGAACCCAAACACAAACCAACAGAATGTTCAGCAGAACCTCCCGCATAACTTTCAGTTTATGCAGCCCATTCAGAACATGCAGACCCAGTCTATGCAGTCTGTCCAGGTGCAGTCCATCCAGTCCAACTTTCCCAGCCAGAACTTTCAGTCCATTCAGATCCAGAACATTCAGGGCTTCCCCAACATACAGCCCATGGCCCCATCCCAGGGTTTGAACCCTTACATGGCTCCAATGATGGCTGTGATTCTACCCAACTACCCCTCTTACCCTTCAGGCTACCCCACCATGTACCACCCCACCACACCCTCTCTGCTACCCCAGGCCCCCTTTATCATGTCAGACTTCGGCCCTGGTCTAGGCCCCTTCGCCCAGCCTCAGCCTAGTTCCCAGCCCCAGACGCCACCAGGCCAGCTACACTGCTCCCCCAGACCGAGCTCCTCAGTGGGGGAGGAGGTGGCTGGGCCACCGGCTCTGTTCTCCAACTCTCGCTCCAGTTCCCCACTGCAACTCAACCTGCTGCCGGAGGAGCTGCCCAAACCCAGCGAGAGTCAAAGCAGCACTGGACGCACACAGTCCCGTGCTGAGATCCTGCACGACGCTCACACCAAGGGG ATTGATGCACCCTGTGAGTCGGGTAACCATGACGCCCAGGCTACGTCAAGTGAGCTGTTGGACCTGCTATTGCAGGAGGATGGCAGGTTAGGTACCGGCTCTAACGCCTCTGGGTCCGGCTTTGGAGTGGCTGGATCTCTAAGCTCTGGCTCCAACGGAgcatccacctcacacacag gaagcagtaacagcagtaagtACTTTGCCAGTAACGACTCATCAGACACGTTTCGTAAAGCCAGCAAGAACCAAGAGGCCCAGCAGGATCACGCACAACTCACACAACACGCCTTCAACATGCGTGTCGAGAACTCCCTGTGGCGCATGATCCAGCACATGCCAGAACCTGTGAAGATGACCTACCAGATCCATCCCAG GGACCAGGCAGAGGTGCTGGCTGAGGACAAGGAGAAGCTACGTCTGCTGCAGCCTCTACAGCCCTGGTTCAcccaggaacagagagaggagctggctGAAGTCCACCCCTGGATCCAACAACACACAGTCCCTCAGATGATAGACACACAG ggCTGTGTGAACTGTAGTGCAAGAACAGGGATTCACCCTCAGGATCCAGAGAGCTCCTCCCCTTTGGAATGCCCTCAGCAGGAATCTAGTCCCGCCCCTGACACCTGA
- the per3 gene encoding period circadian protein homolog 3 isoform X3: MYASEQAPSILCCKKKFLDSAKFVELLFHQDVNVFYSHTAQPHLPPWSSSHRAAVLFECAQVKSFFCRIRGGKDHEGEMRYNPFKITPYLLKVQGDEAVGEEEESCCLALAERIISGYEAPRISMDKRIFTTTHSPGCVFLKVDDRAVPLLGYLPQDLIGTSLLTCIYPKDRPIMLSMHCKVLKYAGQSPFEHSPVRFRCQNGDYVTLDTSWSSYIDPWSRKVAFIIGRHKVRTGPLNEDVFAAWSKEDLPIIHEEIKNLQAKIYKLFLQPVHNNGSSGYGSLGSNGSHENYISVDSSSDSNGNLLEDSHREPQICADVKSWGQHAYLESSHILTPFGKSATAPLPHARAEVRGHEETRKQAHIPSYQQINSVDSIIRYLEGCGPHLKRKSKSRSIGTSSSSSSTSEDDTPTTDPHTAQASSDVVVLDNQVSVGSTAAAMVRAPLTDITLSTKAMSVVSVTSQCSYSSTIVHVPQPESEVTALEDAPMGSKPADPTPARTAPSPTPSSSAEELQLVGLTKEVLSAHTQKEEQEYVDRFRHRILHSPSSSYLHQDNRSGGHSHHPGDYVMQPGTAAVLNRTRTGKPNKHKRPKPKTSSDSYASPPEPSLALPRPSESSNPLPQFGLPHPPISPPKAPMGTLQTPSFTMLRSQPGVHQVWKQQQACVGPMVFQPDQNPNTNQQNVQQNLPHNFQFMQPIQNMQTQSMQSVQVQSIQSNFPSQNFQSIQIQNIQGFPNIQPMAPSQGLNPYMAPMMAVILPNYPSYPSGYPTMYHPTTPSLLPQAPFIMSDFGPGLGPFAQPQPSSQPQTPPGQLHCSPRPSSSVGEEVAGPPALFSNSRSSSPLQLNLLPEELPKPSESQSSTGRTQSRAEILHDAHTKGIDAPCESGNHDAQATSSELLDLLLQEDGRLGTGSNASGSGFGVAGSLSSGSNGASTSHTGSSNSSKYFASNDSSDTFRKASKNQEAQQDHAQLTQHAFNMRVENSLWRMIQHMPEPVKMTYQIHPRDQAEVLAEDKEKLRLLQPLQPWFTQEQREELAEVHPWIQQHTVPQMIDTQGCVNCSARTGIHPQDPESSSPLECPQQESSPAPDT; encoded by the exons ATGTACGCCTCGGAGCAGGCTCCCAGCATCCTTTGTTGTAAGAAGAAGTTCCTGGACTCTGCTAAGTTTGTGGAGCTGCTGTTCCACCAGGACGTCAACGTGTTCTACTCGCACACTGCCCAGCCACACCTACCACCCTGGAGCAGCTCACACagag CGGCAGTCCTGTTTGAGTGTGCCCAGGTCAAGTCCTTCTTCTGCAGGatcag gggtggtaAGGACCATGAGGGGGAGATGCGCTACAACCCGTTCAAGATCACTCCCTACCTGCTGAAGGTGCAGGGGGACGAAGctgtaggagaggaggaggagtcatGTTGTCTGGCGCTGGCCGAACGCATCATCTCAGGATACGAGG CTCCCCGTATCTCCATGGACAAACGCATCTTCACCACCACACACTCCCCGGGCTGTGTTTTCCTGAAGGTGGACGAtcg GGCTGTGCCGTTGCTAGGATACCTGCCTCAGGATCTGATTGGCACGTCGTTGCTGACCTGTATTTACCCAAAGGACCGCCCAATCATGCTCTCCATGCACTGCAAGG TGTTGAAGTATGCGGGCCAGTCTCCATTTGAACACTCCCCAGTGCGTTTTCGTTGTCAAAACGGAGACTACGTCACCCTGGACACCAGCTGGTCCAGCTACATAGACCCCTGGAGCCGCAAGGTCGCCTTCATCATCGGACGACACAAAGTCAGGAC ggGCCCTCTGAATGAAGATGTGTTTGCTGCTTGGAGTAAAGAGGACCTGCCAATCATCCACGAAGAGATTAAAAACCTGCAGGCCAAGATCTACAAGCTCTTCCTGCAG CCGGTCCATAATAATGGCTCCAGTGGTTATGGCAGTCTGGGCAGTAACGGTTCCCATGAGAACTACATCAGTGTGGATTCCTCTAGCGACAGCAATGGCAACCTGTTGGAGGATTCACACCGTGAACCG CAGATCTGTGCTGATGTGAAGAGTTGGGGCCAACATGCATACTTGGAATCCAGCCACATACTCACCCCCTTTGGGAAATCTGCCACAG CGCCCCTCCCCCACGCCAGGGCTGAGGTCAGAGGGCATGAGGAGACCAGGAAGCAAGCGCACATTCCGTCCTATCAGCAGATCAACTCCGTGGACAGCATCATCAG GTATCTGGAGGGCTGTGGTCCACACTTGAAGCGTAAGAGCAAGTCTCGCTCCATCGgcacatcttcctcctcctcctctacctcagaGGATGACACACCCACCACTGACCCACACACTGCCCAGGCCAGCTCCGACG tTGTGGTGCTGGACAATCAGGTGTCAGTGGGCTCTACAGCAGCAGCTATGGTGAGAGCTCCTCTCACAGACATCACTCTGTCTACAAAGGCTATGAGTGTAGTGTCAGTCACCAGCCAGTGCTCCTACAGCAGCACTATAGTACATGTTCCACAGCCAGAGTCAG AGGTGACAGCCCTAGAGGATGCACCAATGGGCAGCAAGCCTGCTGACCCCACTCCTGCTCGCACGGCCCCTAGCCCCACCCCTAGCTCTTCTGCCGAGGAGCTGCAATTGGTGGGTCTGACCAAGGAGGTCCTTTCAGCTCACACTCagaaggaggagcaggagtatGTGGATCGCTTCCGCCATCGCATCCTCCACAGTCCCTCCAGCTCCTATCTACATCAAGACAACCGCTCCGGGGGTCACTCTCaccacccag gtGACTACGTGATGCAACCAGGGACTGCAGCCGTGTTGAACCGCACTCGGACAGGGAAGCCTAATAAACACAAGCGTCCCAAACCCAAAACTTCGTCTGACAGCTACGCCTCTCCACCCGAGCCCTCTCTTGCCCTCCCCCGCCCCTCTGAATCCTCTAACCCCCTTCCCCAGTTCGGGCTGCCCCACCCTCCTATATCCCCTCCAAAAGCCCCCATGGGTACCCTCCAGACCCCCTCCTTCACCATGCTGAGAAGCCAGCCAGGGGTGCACCAAGTGTGGAAACAGCAGCAGGCATGCGTGGGCCCCATGGTGTTTCAACCAGACCAGAACCCAAACACAAACCAACAGAATGTTCAGCAGAACCTCCCGCATAACTTTCAGTTTATGCAGCCCATTCAGAACATGCAGACCCAGTCTATGCAGTCTGTCCAGGTGCAGTCCATCCAGTCCAACTTTCCCAGCCAGAACTTTCAGTCCATTCAGATCCAGAACATTCAGGGCTTCCCCAACATACAGCCCATGGCCCCATCCCAGGGTTTGAACCCTTACATGGCTCCAATGATGGCTGTGATTCTACCCAACTACCCCTCTTACCCTTCAGGCTACCCCACCATGTACCACCCCACCACACCCTCTCTGCTACCCCAGGCCCCCTTTATCATGTCAGACTTCGGCCCTGGTCTAGGCCCCTTCGCCCAGCCTCAGCCTAGTTCCCAGCCCCAGACGCCACCAGGCCAGCTACACTGCTCCCCCAGACCGAGCTCCTCAGTGGGGGAGGAGGTGGCTGGGCCACCGGCTCTGTTCTCCAACTCTCGCTCCAGTTCCCCACTGCAACTCAACCTGCTGCCGGAGGAGCTGCCCAAACCCAGCGAGAGTCAAAGCAGCACTGGACGCACACAGTCCCGTGCTGAGATCCTGCACGACGCTCACACCAAGGGG ATTGATGCACCCTGTGAGTCGGGTAACCATGACGCCCAGGCTACGTCAAGTGAGCTGTTGGACCTGCTATTGCAGGAGGATGGCAGGTTAGGTACCGGCTCTAACGCCTCTGGGTCCGGCTTTGGAGTGGCTGGATCTCTAAGCTCTGGCTCCAACGGAgcatccacctcacacacag gaagcagtaacagcagtaagtACTTTGCCAGTAACGACTCATCAGACACGTTTCGTAAAGCCAGCAAGAACCAAGAGGCCCAGCAGGATCACGCACAACTCACACAACACGCCTTCAACATGCGTGTCGAGAACTCCCTGTGGCGCATGATCCAGCACATGCCAGAACCTGTGAAGATGACCTACCAGATCCATCCCAG GGACCAGGCAGAGGTGCTGGCTGAGGACAAGGAGAAGCTACGTCTGCTGCAGCCTCTACAGCCCTGGTTCAcccaggaacagagagaggagctggctGAAGTCCACCCCTGGATCCAACAACACACAGTCCCTCAGATGATAGACACACAG ggCTGTGTGAACTGTAGTGCAAGAACAGGGATTCACCCTCAGGATCCAGAGAGCTCCTCCCCTTTGGAATGCCCTCAGCAGGAATCTAGTCCCGCCCCTGACACCTGA